aaagaaaaaagagttgGAAAAGCTGAAGGCAAGTACATCATTGTTTAAGTCCTGTTTAAGTATTATTAACGCATCTCTGGtcttgtaatttattttaaaatgctaatCTTTGAggggtttttttcttcttcttcattttaGGAAATACCCATTTTCAAGCCAGATCAACATTTGGTCAGAGTGCTAAGAGCATCTCCCCATAAGCGACTTCAGTATGTTGCTGTAGAAGGTACAAACTACAATGAACATTTGAGTAAATGCAGTTTTGTATGGGATCAATGGCAGACATTTGATAGTTTCCTTCATATCTGTTTTTGAAGGTCTGGTCCAGGCGGATGGGGAGCCTCTGGCCAGCCAGTTTGTCCCACGATGCTTCGGTGTGATTCAGAAGATAGCAGTTGAGGAGCACTGGAAATTCTGGAACTCCATCACCAAGACATGGTACATTTAttctacaaaataaaaccaaaagtgtttttttatcaAACGACTAGCCTCGTAACAACATTTTGATTACTTTTGCAGGAATTCTCGAACAATGAACAGAAAAGAAACCAACAACTCTGTGCCTTTCAGTCTGGTCAGCCCTGGAGCCTACATCACTGACTTGTATGTGAAGATTCAAAACCCTCTAGAGGCCTCTGGGTGCTACCTGGACAGGGTTTATTTCAATGTAAGACGTGCTGAGGAGGGCTTGGGGAACTTGGTGATGCAGGGCCTCAGCGGGGAGAAACCAGTGGCGATGGAGGAGAGCGAGGAGCTGCTGCGTGTGGGGAGCACCCTGACTGGTTTTGGTGAGGTGGTGCTGGAGGGGGGCCAGGTGATGAGGCTGCAGGCCCCGCAGGACGGCCGCAAGTTCATCCTGGTGCCCACTGACTACAGGAGCTTCATGGACAGGCACGAGAGATCAGCCAGCATGTGGAAGATGCTGACTGCTGTTACTGGCATCACAGGGGCTTCGCTTCTAGCCAAGGTCATTTACGGCTTGGTGGGAAAACAGGATGACAGGTCAAAGTAGGCTTGAAGACGTGGATACTGCGGGGTTAACGGCCTTAACAGCTTTTTGGGCGCCCCATTACTGCCTCCggtgttttatttaagattCCATGGCACTACCCTGATGCTAACATAATTTGTCACTTGCCATATTGCAAGGTTATAAAGCTGTGAGGGGGCAAAACACAACAATATTGGATGAAATATGACACACATAGAAAGCACAACATTTTAGAAAGACAATTGCAAATTAGACAATACAAAAACTTACTTTACAAAAATTAAAAGGTAGCAACAACAATTTTAGTTTGCAATTAGACAAAACCCAAGTTAATTATGTATTTTCTAAACTGTTGTTTTCTCTAATGTTAGTGTTAAATATTTAGGTAAATTGATTTATCCAATGTTCTTACTGAATGGACCACTCAAACAAAAGATGTCAaaagtctatatatatatatatatatatattttttttttaattttttttttctcttcaaaaTCCTACACCTCATGATGCGAGCACTGGCAGTGGAGCctttagcctgacaagccagacccacatcaagatgttgggtctgggaactcaccattggcagggctcaatccgaggggcgggataaatggttgtctttcaaattccctctgcactcataaccaaccagagcaacgctagttgatagattaaacttttgccgtatccggtcggcaaaactccgaacacatcttccttttttaagaatgacttcagtgcttaactccaagtcttccagagtcgcagccaaagccgattcgaaagaccgctgttcgccagcagcagcagccatcttctttgttttcaagtagcagggaattcacgcagaaccgtcgcaactctgccgtccttatgttaagcccaccCACCGGCTCtaaacacaatgtgattggcctgaccagaatttggtttttccagctcgcaagccaacggagagttgctagactgaccctggctgcaaattacatttgctgccgctagggtgcgtctagatttctaggccagtggttctcaaacttttttcaataatgtaccccttttgaattgtttctttaagccaagtaccccctgaccagcgctaatcatttttggtagaaaaaaaagtctatattaagaggaacaatacagcgatgtcagcgatagatttactaaacaacagcatgtaactgaaaaaacatttaaatgctgatgagaaaaggagacaaaaactgtaaaaaattcaaaaccttggaaaaatatggtagaaagaaggaggAAGTAAGGCATGAATAGGTCggaaatagtatcaaaaacttcaaaaacagtaacataACATcgaaaaaagcgagaaacttgtaaaaagtagaaggacagtagaaggaaggaaggcaagattaggtccaaagaaggcaacacaaatgtcatatttttggtggggaaaaaaaaaagtctacataaagaggaacaatgttctggacaacagccttgtagctattaaacattttgttaaatatctcacgtaccccctgcagtcctccaaagtacccctaggggtacacgtacccccatttgagaaacactgttcTAGGCTATGGAGCCTTGGTACAAGATAAATTCCTGGTAGGTCTACTGGTGTACGGTAACATGTCAAGCTATGACAAGTACAAATTAGCTTGAAACCTGATGTTGCCTCTAAGCTACAGTATCTTATTCCTTTAGCAGTCATTGGACCACAACTATTACAAGCATTGCAATTGATAAAACACCTGAGGAGCAGGCATTCAATGCAGGATTTTTGAAATTCAAAGCTACTTTGTAAagggaacatttttttttttctaatgaaattgtatttttttttttttttttagatcaagtCAGTCAGTTTAAATGAGTCATGTTGtgtaatcatttattttcacattcTTCTACTTTCACAATCTTTTTGATTGCATGATTTTAACTGTGAACCTGATCAAAGAAATTCGTGATATCTTGTCACGGTCAGTCCAACTTTCCGGTCATCATGTCCAACAGGATGGAATTAAAATCCAATCTCAAGGGGATTTGTACTGAATGGATTTAGCAGAATAATCTTCTACCTCCTAGTTAAttgtttttactgtattgttttatgACCTGCAGTCACTGTTCAGTATgtagacaaaaaaaattaacactAAACACTgtacacaatcttttttttaagtgatgTGGTCCttgtatttaataaaacacttttttaaaaccttaaaGCAACTGTTTAATAGTGAGACATTTTGTGTTGTTGACAGAAAAGTGAGATACATTTTCAAGCAGTCCGAGGGTCTTTCTTCTTTATTTGGATATTGATGTTCATAACACACAGCCCTTACATGACATGGTAGTATGTGATGAAATGAATATGAGCGTGAACTGTACAGAAGAGATTTTGATGGATATAAGTGGCAGAAATCTACTGTGGAGGGTAAAACCAACAGCCTGAATCCCTTTATTCACACAACAATTTAAGTTTTTCATCTTTGTCCTTTTTTAAGTCCTCATTATTTCCCTTCCTCCTCTGAAAACTCCTCAGCCTCCTCCAACCATTGGATGAACTTTTGAAGCTGttaagaaaaaatataaaagggaCAGGGTTGTGTGAGAAATCCAGCATTCTGAAACTCCATCACAATTGCTACCAAAAACGATACAAATACATTAaagtaatttgaaaaaaaaggtcTTAATTGTAAATTGGGTTGTGATGTAATTTATATGTAAATAATGAGGGTGTCGTGGATTTTGTCAAATACACAGCAGGCCCGCTGCTGATGGACAGGTCAGATGAGTGAACATACTCCTCTTTGCAAAACAAGATTATAGGTCataccaatcacaatcaaaTACAGTGTTATGTTATTCCCTTTAATATTTAGATTGTATATATTAATTTCTAGAAAAAGGAAATGATCATTTGAAAAACCCACCTATGTGATTGATGTCTTTATTTCtctttaatttatttaactgatgtttttttctttttcccttgCAAGTCTGGTTTGGTCCTCCATACAAAGTTTATATTAATATCAAGTCATAGTGGTTAAACAGCTGTGTCTAATATTTGTGTTCCTTTCTATTCATTTGATTCTACTAAATTCTATCTTCATCTACATTGTCTTGAATCGTTTTTGAACGCATTTTATTCCCTAtgtaaaaaacatctaaaaaggATGAATTGCCTCGGTGAAAGGTGCTACATAAATAAACGTGCCAGGTTATAAGCAATGCACTTTCCTCTGAGCGTTCAAAGAAAGGAACAATAAGCCCAACTGTGTTTATTGAACTCTTTACACTCTACTGGTATTTTACACCAACGTAATGCTCTCCATACTCTgtactagagctgggcgatatggagaaaatcaaatatcacgatatttttcaccaaatacatcgatgtcgatattgcgacgatattgtagggttgacaatttctgctttcacaaaatattaacacaatgagggttttgataaataatcaccaataccGTGggtataatgactaagtgggtaaaggcaaatattaaaacagctagaacagtctggtacgttcagaaaatgacatcactttactgtaacgcagcctttaaaaccaggaaaagacaacacttacagTATGTCATATTGCCATATTACGAtgtccaaaatctaagacgatatctactgtcatatatcgatgtcgatatattgcccagccctgcTCTGTACTGTTTTACATCTATTGTGCTGGCACCAGCTGGTAACACATCATCTCATCACATCATCCAAACTTCAACCCTCTACAGGATAATTGTGAAATGATGTCAAAACTAGTGTGACCCATCTCAGCCTGTACCTACCCCCTGGTTCTTGCGTAGCTGCTTGCTCATGTCGGTGGTGGCTCCCTGGGAGAACCAACGCAGTATCATCTCCTCTTCCAGGATCTCCAGCTGATACATGCTCATCAGGACCTGGacgaagaaaaaacaaacacacagcatcATCAGCACCAGGTATAGTCCAGGATGAACGCAGAGTAACCTGCAGTATTACATGGTCCCTGATGTTCGATGACTAACTATGTTTTCTTGTTAACCCGTGTTCAACCTGTATTGGAGTCAGCAGACTACTGAGTGTACATGGCAATGTCGACTGGCCCTGACCTTGAACATAGCAGCCCAGTGACTCTTCTGCTCCAGGAAGTGTTCCtcaaaggcagacagacagtctaGATGGTCCTGTGCTCTCTTCACATAGTTCTTAAACACCGGCGCCCATTTCTTTAATAACTGAGAAgagaacaaagacaaaaataaaatctttaaTCCTATTGTGTCTACACTTACATGAAcgtgttgttaaaaaaaacaacaacacacacttaCCGGTTCGAGCAGAGTAACGTATTGCGATGGGGTAAGCTGTGGGCCCTGCTGCTGGAAAGGATACTCCAGCACCACTCTGGTTAAGATCTGCATCACCTCCTTCAGAGTGATGTTGTAGGCGTACCTGAAGGGAAAGAGTGTGTCAAAACTGAGTGTGCAAAAAACAATCACTTTGAAAGAGAGCAATAGAACTGCGGGCAATTTTAAGTTCCTACTCACTTGAGAGAGTTAATCTCAAGTACAAGATTGTCAAAGCTGATGTTTTCCTCCAAACCTCTCTGCAGAGTCCCCAGCACCTCCATCTGGAAGACTACACATGAACAGACCAAAGAACAAGTCAGAAAGGAGGATGTCTCAACCCAAAGACATAACAGGGAGGTGTAAGACCTcatgcattaaaaaaataaagaagaagagaagattTTAAACAGATATATGCAGTTATATGTTGTTGGTATTTTATCTCTTTGGCCAGTAGGGGGCAGACAGGTGAAACTCTCACCTTTGACATCATCCATCTCGGGGGAGGGAATCACTGGGTCATCAGGATCATCGGGCTCACTGTCCTCACTTTCACTCTCAGGGTCAGGGTTCAACACCAAACCTGTTGCACAAGAGACAAAAGCCAGGCTGCTGGAACATGGACTatagcattatgggaaatggcAGTTTTACTATGATGAACTCAACAAGCCAGCCATGCTGCTATCCTACCCCAGAGGCAGTGCAACAACTCTTCATCCTCTGTGTCATCCAGATTGCTAGTCTTCCAGATGTAGCCTTTTCCCTCTGCTCCAACCTCTGCTGGGTTGAACACTGGAGGACAGATGAACACATGGCTCTTTACCACAAACGTGTAAGCATTTTGTTTACTCATGTATACGTCAGTACGCACAATACACACCTTTCAGTTTGGTTTTGTCTTTGCTGTGACCAACCTGGGCATCGTCACTCAGGAattcatcatcatcctcctcctcctcctcctctggaaGGTGCATGGACACCACGGTGCCTTCAGGTAGAGAGATGTTTGGTCCAATCACCACCTTAAAAACAGTTCCCAGCAAATTAAGTGAGGAGGTCGAGATAATCTGGGCTTTAACATGAACAGCAGCTCTCCAAACTCACTAATTTGATCTATCAGCTTTTAGCTAattacaataaaaaagaaatgacaatacATGCATCGCTTACGTTATACGCCAAGACACACTGTTTGTTTAGCTTCACGCCTTCTTTGACCTCAGCCTTGTCGCAGACCACAGACTGGCTGATCACCACGTTGCTGGCAATGTGAACATTATTCCAGATGTAGGCATGGTCTAGGGTTACATTGTCACCTGTTGTGATAAAAATCGGCGACTGTTAACACCACTTTTATAACATACTTAGATATATCCTActttcaaacacaaacaaatgctGCTGGTCAGAGAGCTCACCTATGACGCAGTTGTTACCGATGACGCTGTTATAAATGTAACAGTTAGCACCGATGCTAGTGTCACAGCCGATGAGAACGTTCTCCACCATCTGGCTGCCGTGGCCCAAGCTGACTCCAGATCCTCGGTAGACGTTGTGGCGAGAATACGTGCAGCTTCGTCCCTTCTGGTCAATGAAGTTAGCCTCTGGAGTGAGCGGGTACACCCATCGGCGCACAAGGTCCGACGACACCGAATCGTACATGAGAAGGTTGGACACCCGGACACCGTAACCATCCTTGGTGACATGCATGTGTATCTGGTTGCCTAGAATCTAAACAGAAATACAATAAATGATGCACTGAATCAGTAGCATAACATGATGAAAACTTCTAAAAAATTTAACTATGGCTGCGCAATACCTCTTCATTGACCAACATCCCTCTGACAAAGTCATTCCTAGTCTGGTAGTCAAAATTGTCAGTGAAGAGCTCAGCAACCTGAAAAATGAATGATGAGAAAACTTGTGTTACCACAATCACTAACAGGGAGTTCAATAGCTCCTGTCTCTATCTGGAAACTAACCTGTGGGGAGCAGATACTGATGTGACAGTCCAGGAGGTCGTGTCTGATTTCAAACTCATCACTTGCACTGTGAAAAATGTTCTGCAAAACAAACAGGAACGACTGTTAATAATCAATCCAAAGCCCAAGTAAGCTAAAGatgtgataaaaatgtgaaaCTCCTACCATGGGGAACTGTAGCCTCTTCAGCCCTTGTGTCTTCTGATAGTGTAAAATCCGCTGGCTCTTGCTGTCCATAGCGACGATGACATCATCTTCCTCACAGCGGGACCTGTGACCTGGCGATGATTCCTTGAAGATCATCGTCATCACTGAGATGTTCTTCTCCATCTTGCGACGATGCCTGTGCATGAACAAAATGACACATATAGAACAGTATTAGAGCAACACAGTCAAAGGATACCttataatgtcatttttttcggAATATATTTCTCTTACCTGTGCTCCTGCAATGCCTGACTGATGTCAATATTCGATACCACATCTCCGTAGACCAACACAAAGTCGGAGCGCAAAAGGGACTTTGCATCAACATCCCTGAGCACATCCCCTAGGGAGCGGTACATCTCTGAGGTGATGATGTGGACTGTGTTTGGAGAGGTGGGTCGACACCACTTTGATTTACTGTCAGACACAGGGACAGGTCAATATCTTTCATTGAGACCAATttgcaaaatacacacacagaattaGTGAAACTTACAGCAAGTGTTCCTTGATTTTACTGGCCATCCAGCAGCAGAAGACAAATGTTTCCTGCACCCCAGTGGAAGTGAGGAACTCCAGGGTGTAGTCGATCATGGCAACATTACCCAGCGGCAGCAAAGCCTGTCATCATTGAAAATGTGACAGATGTCATGAGTGAAGTAACGTTAAATGTACAGCGTCACGGTGGAAACTGAAAACAAGTAACGTTACCGAAGCACTATtacacataaacaacacaacatttcaAATAATAGCTTTAAAGTTACGTGTTTAGCTTTGTTAAAATGGTTTCACCAGTGTCAGAGCAGCCCTGTCACTGTTTACAGCATGGACATTggttagctagctaccattaGCGCTCCACGTTAGCTTAGCTCGCTGCCTACCCTTGGCTGGTCTTTGGTCACCGGGAAAAACCTCCGGTTGAAGCTGTCAGCGACTAAAACAGCCTGTAGCGGCTGCTCCTCATCTTCCTGCTCATCTGCACATTTTCTACTTGATAGGCCAGAGCCCGAACGACTCTGTTTGCCTCCTCTACCGGCCATGTTTGACTCCCAAGTGCTAACCAACTCTGTCGTCAGACACATGTACGGTGGCTGCAGTGGGACAATCTTTTTGTTGGTGGTTGTAGTGATCCAAACGGGTGTTACAGGATTACAATTGCATTTGTTTACCTTGTTTGATTCAATTGGAACACCGACTTGAATAAAACCGGGGAATAACATGATTGTGAAACAATgcttgatttattttttgttggcCTTAAAAAGTCTAGCTAGCCAAAAAAATATTCACTACACATTTAAAATTACAGTCCGCTCACACATGGAAACATATTTGAGAACCCCAATTAAAAAAtccaaaatatttaaaaaataagaatacTTGTGACCTCTTTGCAGAAGTATAAAGATACCTATTAGTTTTACTTAATTCGATCCCAACTAACACaagttaatataaaatattagtACAGCTACGGCAGTATAGGTAAGTCAAACAGTCCATTCCTCACCTGTCATGGACTgaacatattaataatatttgaataaaaacatgtttgtgcTTTACTATTAGTTTACCATGTTCATAATGATGAGCTTTACCATCATTGATTGACACAGGTTGAACAAAAGATTCTCAAgattacatatattttttttcaaaattacttTATTGCAGAAAAACTCAGTTACGAACATCTGAACCAACATGTTTAACTTTaccagagacaaaaacatcaggttCCTGCCGTCCAACAGTTTAGACAAGAACCTTCATACAGTGTTCTGTGAAAGCTCAacagtttttcattttgttctcTGCCACCTCAGATTGTAAACACCTCCAAAAAAAGAATACTATTGGTGGTGTTTGGTTATCTTCTTGGCATGCTTCAACACTGAGTCATAATGCAGGGTTTTGGATATCCACGAAGCTGGAATTCCCTCAAGTCCAATCTGTGAGAATTCAAATAGcacatttttataaatcacCAGGCATACAATACTGGCataatatgaaatataatgGAGTTAAGATTAGCACACAGTCATACCTGAGCCCCAAGACAGGCTCCAATGAAGGACCCTCTGCTACAGGTGCAACCTCCACAACTCATGGTATCTCTGACAGCCTGCTCATAGTGCTTGGCTGTCAGGACGCCATGCAGCGCTGCTTGGAATGCACCTGGCAAACCTGAAAGAACATCAGCACCAGATGTGAACGACACAAAGGCATTGCAACTGGTTGTCTCAATATTTGTCTAGTACAGTAAATGACAGCTGTGTGAGTTAGTACTTTGCTTTGTGAGGATACCTCATGTGTTTGGAAACACAGTAGGGATTAGCTCCTGAGGAGTCTTTGATAGAGTCTCCTTCACCTGATGAATGTGCCCTGGTATCAATCAGAGAAGAAGGTAAACTCAGAGTCACTCAAATACAATAACAATTGCcatatgtaaaaagaaaaatgtaaagataCATAAAACATACACTTTTGCATGTTATTGTATCTTTAGATTGAGTAATGTAGTAACAGACCATGGTAAAGTTAAATTATTACCAACATCATTACTACTCAGTATATTAAATTGCACAAAATGAGAAAGGGTAAGCCCTTTAATCCCATGACTTAGTCCCATGACTTTGGTGTAGTGAAGTAACAATGGTGCAGGTCTCACATACCAATGACTGCTTTGTCCAGATCCTGGGGCTGCTTTCTGTTCGGGTCACTGAGCTGATCGAGCACCGAGTCCAAGGCTTTTGGATCAGGACCATTCAGGATGAAATGCTCAAGAAACCTGGGAAATAAATCAATGTATAATTCAATATATATTTCAATTTTAGTTTGGCCCTCTTTTTAGTAGTttcaaaattaaatatatttaatgcATATACTTTCTAAATTATTTTAGGGttgtttttgtctattttatCTTGATAGTGGACATCATAGCAGTTACAGGAAATAAATGGAGACATTGAAACTATACCCGTTTGCCACAAGATTTTAAGTATAGAGATGACGAGAACATTTTAACACTATGTTGCCCTCCTTCAACAGTGTTTATTCCACCATCACATTTGAGGTCTTGTGTTTGTCTGCATTTGGTCCGCTGTAATAAAGTAAGCAACCTCTTTTCACGGCATCGAGTGTGGCATTGGTGTATTGTGTCAGTACGGATTACCAGGTAAAATGTCTTTGCACTTGTTGTGTCATACATCA
This Sander lucioperca isolate FBNREF2018 chromosome 9, SLUC_FBN_1.2, whole genome shotgun sequence DNA region includes the following protein-coding sequences:
- the eif2b5 gene encoding translation initiation factor eIF-2B subunit epsilon; the encoded protein is MCLTTELVSTWESNMAGRGGKQSRSGSGLSSRKCADEQEDEEQPLQAVLVADSFNRRFFPVTKDQPRALLPLGNVAMIDYTLEFLTSTGVQETFVFCCWMASKIKEHLLKSKWCRPTSPNTVHIITSEMYRSLGDVLRDVDAKSLLRSDFVLVYGDVVSNIDISQALQEHRHRRKMEKNISVMTMIFKESSPGHRSRCEEDDVIVAMDSKSQRILHYQKTQGLKRLQFPMNIFHSASDEFEIRHDLLDCHISICSPQVAELFTDNFDYQTRNDFVRGMLVNEEILGNQIHMHVTKDGYGVRVSNLLMYDSVSSDLVRRWVYPLTPEANFIDQKGRSCTYSRHNVYRGSGVSLGHGSQMVENVLIGCDTSIGANCYIYNSVIGNNCVIGDNVTLDHAYIWNNVHIASNVVISQSVVCDKAEVKEGVKLNKQCVLAYNVVIGPNISLPEGTVVSMHLPEEEEEEDDDEFLSDDAQVGHSKDKTKLKVFNPAEVGAEGKGYIWKTSNLDDTEDEELLHCLWGLVLNPDPESESEDSEPDDPDDPVIPSPEMDDVKVFQMEVLGTLQRGLEENISFDNLVLEINSLKYAYNITLKEVMQILTRVVLEYPFQQQGPQLTPSQYVTLLEPLLKKWAPVFKNYVKRAQDHLDCLSAFEEHFLEQKSHWAAMFKVLMSMYQLEILEEEMILRWFSQGATTDMSKQLRKNQGLQKFIQWLEEAEEFSEEEGK
- the LOC116055073 gene encoding mitochondrial ubiquitin ligase activator of nfkb 1-A — its product is MGDLPVNPLVLVGVGSSFAFSGLFYHLYQEKKKELEKLKEIPIFKPDQHLVRVLRASPHKRLQYVAVEGLVQADGEPLASQFVPRCFGVIQKIAVEEHWKFWNSITKTWNSRTMNRKETNNSVPFSLVSPGAYITDLYVKIQNPLEASGCYLDRVYFNVRRAEEGLGNLVMQGLSGEKPVAMEESEELLRVGSTLTGFGEVVLEGGQVMRLQAPQDGRKFILVPTDYRSFMDRHERSASMWKMLTAVTGITGASLLAKVIYGLVGKQDDRSK